A region from the Prionailurus viverrinus isolate Anna chromosome E2, UM_Priviv_1.0, whole genome shotgun sequence genome encodes:
- the KLC3 gene encoding kinesin light chain 3 isoform X2, with product MSVQVAAPGNAALGPERLSPEELVRQTRQVVQGLEALRAEHRGLARHLAEALAGQGLVAGLELLEEKQQVVSHALEAIELGLGEAQVLLALSAHVGSLEAEKQRLRAQARRLAQENSWLREELEETQRRLRASEEAVAQLEEEKSHLEFLGQLRQYDPPAENQRPESPPRRDSLASLFPSEEEERKGPEAVGAAAAQQGGYEIPARLRTLHNLVIQYAGQGRYEVAVPLCRQALEDLERSSGHCHPDVATMLNILALVYRDQNKYKEATDLLHDALQIREQTLGPEHPAVAATLNNLAVLYGKRGRYREAEPLCQRALEIREKVLGTDHPDVAKQLNNLALLCQNQGKFEEVEQHYARALSIYEALGGPHDPNVAKTKNNLASAYLKQNKYQQAEELYKEILSREDLPAPLGAPPTGTAGDTEQQPLRRSSSFSKFRESLRRGSEKLVSRLRGEGVAGMKRAMSLNMLNVDGPKAAGTQFANQHLSEAARTLSASTQDLGPR from the exons ATGTCCGTGCAGGTGGCGGCCCCCGGAAACGCGGCGCTGGGCCCGGAGCGCCTGAGCCCCGAGGAGCTGGTGCGCCAGACGCGGCAGGTGGTCCAGGGGCTGGAGGCCCTGCGGGCGGAGCACCGTGGCCTGGCCAGGCACCTGGCGGAGGccctggcagggcagggcctggtgGCGGGCTTGGAGCTGCTGGAAGAAAAGCAGCAGGTGGTGAGCCACGCGCTGGAGGCCATCGAGCTGGGACTGGGTGAGGCCCAG GTGCTGCTGGCCCTGTCCGCGCACGTGGGCTCCCTGGAGGCAGAGAAGCAGCGGCTGCGAGCGCAGGCCCGGCGGCTGGCCCAGGAGAACTCGTGGCTGcgggaggagctggaggagacGCAGCGACGGCTGAGGGCCAGCGAGGAGGCCGTGGCccagctggaggaggagaagagccACCTCGAGTTCCTAGGGCAGCTGAGGCAGTATGACCCGCCCGCGGAGAACCAG CGGCCTGAATCCCCGCCTCGCCGGGACAGCCTGGCCTCCCTGTTCCCcagtgaggaggaagagaggaaag GTCCGGAGGCAGTGGGGGCCGCAGCCGCTCAGCAGGGGGGCTATGAGATCCCCGCCCGCCTTCGGACCCTGCACAACCTCGTGATCCAGTACGCAGGGCAGGGCCGCTACGAGGTCGCCGTGCCACTGTGCCGCCAGGCCTTAGAGGACCTCGAACGGAGCTCAGGCCACTGCCACCCTGACGTGGCCACCATGCTCAACATCCTGGCGCTGGTGTACCG GGACCAGAACAAGTACAAAGAGGCCACAGACCTTCTCCACGATGCCCTGCAGATCCGGGAGCAGACGCTGGGCCCCGAGCACCCCGCG GTGGCCGCCACCCTCAACAACCTGGCTGTGCTCTATGGGAAGCGCGGGCGCTACCGGGAGGCCGAGCCGCTGTGCCAGCGTGCCCTGGAGATCCGTGAGAAG GTCCTGGGCACCGACCACCCGGACGTGGCCAAGCAGCTCAACAACCTGGCCCTGCTCTGCCAGAACCAGGGCAAGTTCGAGGAGGTGGAACAGCACTATGCCCGAGCCCTGAGCATTTATGAGGCCCTGGGGGGGCCCCACGACCCGAACGTGGCCAAGACCAAGAACAACCTG GCCTCGGCCTACCTGAAACAGAACAAGTACCAGCAGGCAGAAGAGCTGTACAAAGAGATCCTCAGCCGGGAAGACCTGCCTGCCCCTCTGG GAGCCCCCCCCACAGGCACGGCTGGGGACACAGAACAGCAG cccctgcgtCGGAGCAGCTCATTCTCCAAGTTCCGCGAGTCCCTCCGGCGTGGAAGCGAGAAGCTGGTCTCCCGTCTCCGAGGCGAGGGGGTGGCTGG AATGAAGAGAGCCATGTCGCTCAATATGCTGAACGTGGACGGTCCAAAGGCTGCAGGGACCCAG TTCGCCAACCAGCACCTGAGCGAGGCTGCTCGGACCCTCAGCGCCAGCACCCAGGACCTGGGCCCCCGCTGA
- the KLC3 gene encoding kinesin light chain 3 isoform X1 has product MSVQVAAPGNAALGPERLSPEELVRQTRQVVQGLEALRAEHRGLARHLAEALAGQGLVAGLELLEEKQQVVSHALEAIELGLGEAQVLLALSAHVGSLEAEKQRLRAQARRLAQENSWLREELEETQRRLRASEEAVAQLEEEKSHLEFLGQLRQYDPPAENQRPESPPRRDSLASLFPSEEEERKGPEAVGAAAAQQGGYEIPARLRTLHNLVIQYAGQGRYEVAVPLCRQALEDLERSSGHCHPDVATMLNILALVYRDQNKYKEATDLLHDALQIREQTLGPEHPAVAATLNNLAVLYGKRGRYREAEPLCQRALEIREKVLGTDHPDVAKQLNNLALLCQNQGKFEEVEQHYARALSIYEALGGPHDPNVAKTKNNLASAYLKQNKYQQAEELYKEILSREDLPAPLGAPPTGTAGDTEQQPLRRSSSFSKFRESLRRGSEKLVSRLRGEGVAGAAGMKRAMSLNMLNVDGPKAAGTQFANQHLSEAARTLSASTQDLGPR; this is encoded by the exons ATGTCCGTGCAGGTGGCGGCCCCCGGAAACGCGGCGCTGGGCCCGGAGCGCCTGAGCCCCGAGGAGCTGGTGCGCCAGACGCGGCAGGTGGTCCAGGGGCTGGAGGCCCTGCGGGCGGAGCACCGTGGCCTGGCCAGGCACCTGGCGGAGGccctggcagggcagggcctggtgGCGGGCTTGGAGCTGCTGGAAGAAAAGCAGCAGGTGGTGAGCCACGCGCTGGAGGCCATCGAGCTGGGACTGGGTGAGGCCCAG GTGCTGCTGGCCCTGTCCGCGCACGTGGGCTCCCTGGAGGCAGAGAAGCAGCGGCTGCGAGCGCAGGCCCGGCGGCTGGCCCAGGAGAACTCGTGGCTGcgggaggagctggaggagacGCAGCGACGGCTGAGGGCCAGCGAGGAGGCCGTGGCccagctggaggaggagaagagccACCTCGAGTTCCTAGGGCAGCTGAGGCAGTATGACCCGCCCGCGGAGAACCAG CGGCCTGAATCCCCGCCTCGCCGGGACAGCCTGGCCTCCCTGTTCCCcagtgaggaggaagagaggaaag GTCCGGAGGCAGTGGGGGCCGCAGCCGCTCAGCAGGGGGGCTATGAGATCCCCGCCCGCCTTCGGACCCTGCACAACCTCGTGATCCAGTACGCAGGGCAGGGCCGCTACGAGGTCGCCGTGCCACTGTGCCGCCAGGCCTTAGAGGACCTCGAACGGAGCTCAGGCCACTGCCACCCTGACGTGGCCACCATGCTCAACATCCTGGCGCTGGTGTACCG GGACCAGAACAAGTACAAAGAGGCCACAGACCTTCTCCACGATGCCCTGCAGATCCGGGAGCAGACGCTGGGCCCCGAGCACCCCGCG GTGGCCGCCACCCTCAACAACCTGGCTGTGCTCTATGGGAAGCGCGGGCGCTACCGGGAGGCCGAGCCGCTGTGCCAGCGTGCCCTGGAGATCCGTGAGAAG GTCCTGGGCACCGACCACCCGGACGTGGCCAAGCAGCTCAACAACCTGGCCCTGCTCTGCCAGAACCAGGGCAAGTTCGAGGAGGTGGAACAGCACTATGCCCGAGCCCTGAGCATTTATGAGGCCCTGGGGGGGCCCCACGACCCGAACGTGGCCAAGACCAAGAACAACCTG GCCTCGGCCTACCTGAAACAGAACAAGTACCAGCAGGCAGAAGAGCTGTACAAAGAGATCCTCAGCCGGGAAGACCTGCCTGCCCCTCTGG GAGCCCCCCCCACAGGCACGGCTGGGGACACAGAACAGCAG cccctgcgtCGGAGCAGCTCATTCTCCAAGTTCCGCGAGTCCCTCCGGCGTGGAAGCGAGAAGCTGGTCTCCCGTCTCCGAGGCGAGGGGGTGGCTGGGGCAGCAGG AATGAAGAGAGCCATGTCGCTCAATATGCTGAACGTGGACGGTCCAAAGGCTGCAGGGACCCAG TTCGCCAACCAGCACCTGAGCGAGGCTGCTCGGACCCTCAGCGCCAGCACCCAGGACCTGGGCCCCCGCTGA